The region CACTCGGCAACTCGGGTGTCGTATCTGCAATCGCGCAGTTGCGACGATCACTCAGCGCCGAGTCACCGCTCGTGCGCGAGGCCGCGGAGTGGGCGTTGCATCGGATCATCAGCGGCGCTGACAGCGCGAAATAACGCGGCAGCGTGCCACATCAAGCACCTGCCGTAAGATGGGCTCACTGGCGGTTCGCGTCGTACCGATGACCACAGAGGCCATCGCACGGGCACTTTCGCAGGCCGGACCGAGCGGGACGAGTTCCGGCATTAGCGCGATTTGTACGATGGCCCTCTGAGGCCGTCGTATCGAATTCGACCGCCCTGGGAAGGCCATTGTACGGGCAGACCCGCATTGGCGCTGGCCGAACCGCCGCGCTACACCGCCGCCGGGTCTGCACGACGTTCGGCGGGGCACAGTGCGCGAGCGGCCTGCACAATCCCTTCGGCGTCGAGTCCCAGTTCGGCGAGCAGTTCGTCACGGTCGCCGTGTTCAATGAATTCGTCAGGAATGCCCAACACGCGGATTCGGTCGGTCCGTTCCCCCAGGCGATTGGCGGTTTCCAGAACAGCGCTGCCGAACCCGCCGGCGACCGCGTTTTCTTCGATCGTAATCACGAAGCCGGATTTCACCGCTTTGCTGACGACTTCTTCGTCGATCGGTTTGACGAACCTTGCGTTGACGACGCCCACGTCCAGTCCTTCAGCCCGCAGTCGCTCCGCCGCCTCAACCGCGCGCGGCAGCAGCGTTCCCAGAGCCAGGATGTTGCCGTCGTCGCCCCACGACAACACTTCGCTGCGTCCCAGTTCCACCGCAGCGATGTCGCGTTCCACGGATTCCACATTGGCTTTCGGATATCGGATCGACACGGGCGATGGATGCCCCAGCGCGAAGTCCAGCATCGGCTGAACGTCCCGCTGGTCTCCGGGAGCCATCACGACCATGTTCGGGAACACTCGCATGTAGCTGTTATCGAAGACACCGTGGTGAGTCGGTCCGTCAGGTCCGCACAGGCCGGCGCGGTCCATACAGAACGTCACCGGCAGGTTCTGCAGAGCGACTTCCTGAAAGATCTGATCGAAGCTGCGCTGCAGAAAGGTGCTGTAGATATCAACGATGGGTCTCATGCCGGATTTCGCCATTCCCGCGGCGAATGCGACGGCGTGACTTTCGCAAATGCCGGTATCGAAGAAGCGGTCGGGGAACTCGCTGCGAATCCTGTCCAGCTTGTTGCCGGCACACATGGCCGCTGTCAGGACGCACACTTTTTCGTCCTGACTCATGGCCGCATGAATCGCGTCGGACACGACGTTGGTGTACGCAACGCTCTTGTCTTTTTCGACGGGAACGATTTCGTTGTGTTCGTCGCGCTGGAACGGCGCCGGAGTATGAAACCTGACCGGGTCCTCACACGCCGGCTCAAAGCCGTGGCCCTTTTCGGTAAACACGTGCAGCAGGACCGGCCCGCGGACGTCCTTGACCATTGTCAGGTACCGCTGCAGCGACTGCATGTCGTGACCGTCGACCGGGCCGATGTAGCGAAAGCCCATTTCTTCAAACAACATGCCGCCGTGCAGAAAGGTCTTCAATGCGTCGCGGAATTGTCCCAGCATGTGTTCCATCGGCTCGCCGACGACGGGAACCTTATTCAGCAGCCACGACACATCCCGCTTCAGGCCGTTGTAGAACGGAGCGACCCGGGCTTTGTCCAGGTAACTGGCAACTCCGCCGACACGCGGACAAATGCCCATCTTGTTGTCGTTCAGGATGACCAGCAGATCCTTATTCAGCCCGGCGGCATTGTTCATCGCTTCGAAGACGATGCCCGAAGGAAGGGCTCCGTCGCCGATCACAGCGACCGAACGGCGGTTGTCTTCAGACAGCAGGTCGTCGGCGGCTTTCATGCCCAGCACTGTGGAAACGCTGGCTCCGGCATGTCCCGTCACGAACAGGTCGTAGTCGCTTTCCTGTGGATTCGGGTAGCCCATCAGTCCGCCGCGTCTGCGGATGCTGGTGAATTCCGCGAACCGGCCGGTGATAAGTTTGTGCGGATAGATCTGATGCCCGGTGTCCCAGATCAGCCGGTCCTTCGAAAAATCGAACACGCGGTGCAGGGCGATGCATAGTTCGACAACGCCAAGATTGCTGGCAAAGTGAGCAGCACGGTCGGCAACGATACTCAGCAGTGCTTCCCGAATCTCATCGGCAAGCTGATCCAACTGCGAGTCATCCAGAGAAGCCAGATCACGAGGCGAGCGAAGCTGACTGAGAATCTCAAATGCCATCAGTGATCTCTTTCAACGATGAACCGCGCGAGCTGCCGCAGCGGTTCGGCTCTGTCCGTGAAAATATCGAGCGCTCCGTGCGCTTCGTCGATGAGTTCTGCTGCTTTGATCCTGCTGGCTTCGACACCGATCAGTGAGGGATACGTCAATTTGCCGAGTTCCTGATCCCTGCCAGGCTGTTTTCCAAGACTGGCGTCGCTGCCGGTGACATCCAACAGATCATCGGTAATCTGAAATGCCAGACCGATACACTGCCCGAAACGAATCAGCCCGGCCCGTTGACCCGCTTCCGCTGTTGATGCGGCAGCTCCCAGTTCCAGAGCCGCCGTAATCAGAGCACCGGTCTTCATTTTATGGATCTGCATCAGATGTTCTACGTGAATCAAATCCGGAGTGCTGGAGGGATCTTCCGACCTGGCTTCCCGCGACTGCGAACTTGCCGCCCTTTCTGAAGGCTTAACCGCAGTCGCGTCCGGTTCCGCACAGGCCCCGGCAGGAGAATTCGGGAATTCTGGTGCCAGGCACCCGCGTTCGGCTTCCAGATCCAGTACCTGCCCGCCCGCCATCCCGGCACCTCCGGCAGCTTGTGCAAGGACCACTGTGCAATCGGCCCGGACTTCCGCGGAAAGGTCGGCCGAAGCCAGGGTTTCGAACGCCAGAGTCAACAGCGCGTCGCCGGCCAAAATCGCCAGAGCCTCCCCGAAAATGACATGGCTCGTCGGCCGGCCGCGCCGCAGATCGTCGTTGTCCATGGCCGGCAGGTCGTCATGAATCAGCGAATATGTGTGGATCATTTCGACGGCACACGCTGCGGGGACCGCTTCTTCGAAACGTCCACCGCACGCCCGCGAGGCCATCAGCGTCATCACCGGACGCAGCCGCTTTCCGTTCGCCAGCAGACTGTAATTCACGGCTTCGGCCAGCGAATTCGGCCAGTCCCGACCGACGACGATTTCCGCCAGCGCGCCGTCGATCCTGCTCTTCAGCGATGCGTAGTCGTGTTGAAACGTCTGGGTCATTATTACTCGGCGGCAGGTGGCAGCGATCAGCAGCGGATGTTGACGACCCGCGACATCGCTCGCAAGCTACGCGGGTGGCCGTCCCTCGAATCCTTCGCTGATGCCCATCCGGCCGCGGGTTCGACTGCTGCCGCCAGGCCGCTGGATCACGGCACAACGACCGGCGGGAACGCTGGCATCGACGCCCGCGTTGAAGCTCCGACCGGAACCACCGGGTATCGCCGCAGTGCCGCGTCCGTCAGGTGTTCCAGCAGAACTCGGCGAACTTCCGAAATGGCCTCCGGGTGGCGGTGAACGGCGCTGTGAGCCGCCCGGACCTGAATCTCCGAATCCGCGTCGTCCCGATGGGCGCTGGTGTACTTCACAACGCCGTCCGTCCAGTCGGCGGCCGATGTGCCTTTTTCGATTCCCACGATGTTGTGATGCCGGACTTCGGGCGACACGGTCGTATTGCCCACCAGCCGCAGCACAGCAGAGTCCTTCGCCAGGGAATCGACACTCGTCTTCGGCGCAAACATCCGGTCCCAGAACCCACTGTGGTTTTGACGAAAGATCAGCTCACTCAGCCGGGACGTCCTGTTCGGCAGCGAGATCACCGAACCGCTGAGCCAGCGTGTGAACGAATTCGCGTAGCCGCTACCCGCAAACGGGCTGGCAATCGTCACAATGCGGCCGATGGATCGGTTGGACTGAAAGAAGAAGACGCG is a window of Planctomycetaceae bacterium DNA encoding:
- the dxs gene encoding 1-deoxy-D-xylulose-5-phosphate synthase, producing the protein MAFEILSQLRSPRDLASLDDSQLDQLADEIREALLSIVADRAAHFASNLGVVELCIALHRVFDFSKDRLIWDTGHQIYPHKLITGRFAEFTSIRRRGGLMGYPNPQESDYDLFVTGHAGASVSTVLGMKAADDLLSEDNRRSVAVIGDGALPSGIVFEAMNNAAGLNKDLLVILNDNKMGICPRVGGVASYLDKARVAPFYNGLKRDVSWLLNKVPVVGEPMEHMLGQFRDALKTFLHGGMLFEEMGFRYIGPVDGHDMQSLQRYLTMVKDVRGPVLLHVFTEKGHGFEPACEDPVRFHTPAPFQRDEHNEIVPVEKDKSVAYTNVVSDAIHAAMSQDEKVCVLTAAMCAGNKLDRIRSEFPDRFFDTGICESHAVAFAAGMAKSGMRPIVDIYSTFLQRSFDQIFQEVALQNLPVTFCMDRAGLCGPDGPTHHGVFDNSYMRVFPNMVVMAPGDQRDVQPMLDFALGHPSPVSIRYPKANVESVERDIAAVELGRSEVLSWGDDGNILALGTLLPRAVEAAERLRAEGLDVGVVNARFVKPIDEEVVSKAVKSGFVITIEENAVAGGFGSAVLETANRLGERTDRIRVLGIPDEFIEHGDRDELLAELGLDAEGIVQAARALCPAERRADPAAV
- a CDS encoding polyprenyl synthetase family protein, with the translated sequence MTQTFQHDYASLKSRIDGALAEIVVGRDWPNSLAEAVNYSLLANGKRLRPVMTLMASRACGGRFEEAVPAACAVEMIHTYSLIHDDLPAMDNDDLRRGRPTSHVIFGEALAILAGDALLTLAFETLASADLSAEVRADCTVVLAQAAGGAGMAGGQVLDLEAERGCLAPEFPNSPAGACAEPDATAVKPSERAASSQSREARSEDPSSTPDLIHVEHLMQIHKMKTGALITAALELGAAASTAEAGQRAGLIRFGQCIGLAFQITDDLLDVTGSDASLGKQPGRDQELGKLTYPSLIGVEASRIKAAELIDEAHGALDIFTDRAEPLRQLARFIVERDH